Sequence from the Corallococcus sp. EGB genome:
GAGCGCCGCGCGGTCCGCGCCGGTGAACTCACAGACGAGCTTCGCGACCTCGCCGGCCAGGGGGTGCATGGGCCCCAGCTCGTAGCCGTCTTCCACCTGCTGGCGCACGGCCTGGGTGATGAAGTCCGGCGCGTGGCCGAACATCACGGAGCCGAAGCCGTTGAGCGCGTCCACGTACTCATTGCCGTCCACGTCCCAGAGCCGGGAGCCCTTCGAGCGGTTCACGGCCAACGGGTAGATGATCTCCTTGAGCAGCGGACGGAAGCCCGTCACCACGCGCGGATCCGACAAGTGACCGCGGTTCTCCTGGGCGTAGCGCTTGGAGCCCTGCGTCTTCGCGTTGTAGCGGCGGGTGAAGTCGTCCAGGAACGTCTGCTGGCGCGGCGTGAGCGAGTCCTTCGGCGCGAGGCTGATGCGCGCGATGGCGCCGAAGGCCTTCTTCACGTCGTACTTCACCGGGCCCTTGAGGTCGGCCTCGTCGGGCGCGGCGGCGGGCGCGGGCTGGGCCTGGGCGGCCTGCGGCTGCGCGGCCTGGACCGGCTCGGCGGGGGCCTGGGCGAAGGTCTGCGGGGCCAGGGGCTGCGCGGGCTGACCGGAGAGCAGCGCGAGCTGCTGGGTCATCAGCCAGAGTTGCTGCGCGACGACCGCCTGGAGGCTGCCGGCGGGGGCGGCCATCGCCTGGGCCTGGAACGCGGCACCGGCGGAGGCGAACTGCGCGGGGAGGGCGGCGACAGCCGTCGGAGTCTGGGCCTGGAACGCGGCGGACGGAGCGACCTGCGGTTGCGCGAGGATGCTCGCGGTGAGCTGCGCGGTGGGCGCGGACGCGGTCTCCGGAGGCATGTGGCTGTCGAGGTACGCGGCGAGCTGCCCCAGCGACGAGACCTCCTCCAGGAGCTGCCGGAAGGTCACCTTCACGCCGAACTGCTTCTGCACCGCGAGCGCCGCCTGCGTGAGCACCAGCGAATCCAGCCCCAGCTCCAGGAAGCTCGCGCCCGGATCCGCGTCGGCCAGCTCCAGGCCGCTCAGCTCCTCGAACAAGCTGCGCAGGGTCGGGACAAGACGCTCGGCACGGGGAACAGGGGCGGGGCTCACGACGACTCCGGTGGAGAGAGTGGGGGCGGGCACTGGCGCCCGCTCGAGGTCGATCCAGTGGCGCTGCCTCTGGAAGGGATACGTGGGAAGGGTGACGCGCTGGCGCTGCTCGTCGGCATGGAAGGCGCGCCAGTCCAGGGGCACGCCCCGGCGCCAGAGCTGGCCCGCGGCGTTCAGGAGGGCAGTCCAGTCCGCGGCATCGCCGGTGGACTCGCCCAGGGACGCGAAGACGCGCGAGCGCTGGTCCGCCGTGGCCTGCTGCCGCGCCAGCGTGGCGAGCGTCGCGCGCGGGCCCACCTCCAGCAGGAGGTGCTCGCCCTTGTCCCAGAGCGTGCGCAGCGCGGGCGAGAACCGCACCGTGTCGCGCAGGTGCCGCGCCCAGTACTCGGGAGAGGTGGCCTCGGAGGCCTTGAGCCAGGTGCCCGTCGCCGTGGAGACGATGGGGATGCGCGGCTCGGACAGGCGCACGCCCCTCACCGCCTCCAGGAAGGGCGCCACCGCGGCGTCCATCATCGGCGAGTGGAACGCGTGCGACGTCTGGAGCATCCGGCACGCGGTGCCCTCCGCCTCCAGGGTGGCCTGCAACCGCTGCACGGCCCCGGTGGGGCCGGACACCACGCACAGGCGCGGCCCGTTGTCCGACGCGATGGCCAGCCCGTCCGTCAGCCGGGGCGCCACTGCTTCAGCGGACAGGCGCACCGACAGCATGCTGCCCGGCGCCTGCGCCTGCATCCGCTGGCCGCGCTTCGCCACCAGGTGCAGCGCGTCCTCCAGCGTGAAGACGCCCGCGAGGCACGCGGCGACGAACTCGCCCACGCTGTGGCCCACGAGCGCGCCCGGCCGCACACCCCAGCTCCACCAGAGCTGCGCGAGCGCGTACTCCACCGTGAACAGCGCCGTCTGCGCGAACGACGTCTGGCGCAGTGCCTCCGCGGCCTCGGGGGACTCGGGATCCTTCGGGAAGAGCACCTCGCGCAGGTCACGTCCGAGCAGCGGCTTGAGCACCTCCGCGCACGCATCCACCGTGGCGCGGAAGGCCGGCGCGTGGCGGTACAGCCCGTGCGCCATGTCCGGATGCTGCGAGCCCTGCCCCGGGAAGAGGAACGCGACGGGCGGCGTGGACTCCAGGCCGGAGGGCTCCGGCTCGGCTGCCGTCAGCGCCCGCACGGCCTCCTCATGGGTGCCGGCCACCACGGCGCGGCGGAACGGGAACGCCTTGCGCCCCGTGGCCAGCGTATGCGCCACGTCCGGGAGAGGCTCCTCCGGATGCGCCTGGAGGTGCGAGGCCAGCCGCAGCGCCGCCTGCGACAGGGCCGCGGGCGTCTTCGCCGACAGCGTCAAGAGCTGGCGCGGCTTCGATGGGCCGGACGCGGGGCGCTCCGGGGCCTCCTCCACCACCACGTGCGCGTTGGTGCCGCCCACGCCGAACGAACTCACCCCCGCGCGCAGCGGGCCCGTGCCCTCCGGCCACGCGGAGCGCCTCGCCTGGACGAAGAAGGGGCTGCGCGGGAAGTCGATCTTCGGGTTGGGCGTCTGGAAGTGCAGCGTCGGCGGCAGCTCGCGGTGCTTCATCGCGAGCACCGTCTTCAAGAGGCCCGCCACGCCCGCCGCGGCGGTGAGGTGGCCGAAGTTGCTCTTCACCGAACCGATGGCGCAGAAGCCCGTGTCGGAGGTGTGCGCGCGGAACGCCTGCGACAGCGCCTCCACCTCGATGGGGTCGCCCAGCGGCGTCGCCGTGCCGTGCGCCTCCACGTAGCGGATGGTGCGCGGATCAATGCCCGCGTTCGCGTGCGCCGTCGCGATGGCGGTGGCCTGCCCCTCCACGCCCGGTGCCGCGAAGCTCACCTTGGCCGCGCCGTCGTTGTTGACGCCGACGCCGCGCAGCACCGCGTGGATGACGTCGCCGTCCGCCTGCGCGTCCGACAGGCGCTTGAGCACCACCGCGCCCAGGCCGTCGCTGAAGAGGGTGCCGGTGGCCTTCGCGTCGAAGGGGCGGCAGTGCCCGTCCTGGGAGAGCATGCCGCCCTCCTGGTACAGGTGGCCGGACTTCTGGGGCACCGTCACGGACGCGCCGCCCGCGAGCGCCACGTCGCACTGGTGCGTCTGGAGCGCCCAGAAGGCCTGCGCCACCGCGACCAGCGACGTGGAGCACGCGGTGTTGAGCGACAACGCGGGGCCGCGCAGGTCCAGCTTGTGCGCGACGCGCGTGGCCGCGTAGTCCTTCTCGTTGGCCACCATCGCCTGGAAGGCGCCCACGCGCCCCACGATGTCCTGCCGGGGCAACACGTGCAGCGGCTGGTAGCTGTTGTTGTGCGTGCCCGCGAAGACGCCGATGAGGCCGGGGTACGTCTCCGGCACGACGCCGGCGGACTCCAGCGCCTCCCACGCCGTCTCCAGGAACAGGCGCTGCTGCGGATCCATCACCTGCGCCTCCTTCGGCGTGATGCCGAAGAAGGCCGCGTCGAACAGCTCCACGCCGTCCAGGATGCCGCGCGCCCGCACGTACTCGGGGGCGTCCCGCTCGGCGGCGGGCACGGAGGGGTCCACCTCCTCGCGCGTGAAGGTGGCGACGGACTCCACGCCGCCCACCAGGTTCTTCCAGAACGACTCGATGTCGGGCGCGCCCGGGAAGCGGCCCGCCATGCCGATGATGGCCACCGGCTCCGCGCCGCCGCCCGCCTGCTGGCGCTTCGCCTGCCGCGCCTCCACCTGCTGCCGCAGCGACGGGCGCGACGCATCCCCGGTCAGCACCGCCGCGAGTTGCGCCACCGTGGGAGACTGGAACAGCTGGACGATGGGGATCTCCAGCCCGTGCGCCTGCCGCAGCCGCGCCACGCACTGGAGCGCGAGCAGCGAGTTGCCGCCCAACTCGAAGAAGCTGTCGTGCACGCCCACCCGGTCGATGCGCAAGAGCTGCGCCCAGGACTCCGCGAGCGTGCGCTCCAGCGGCGAGCGCGGCGAGACATACGCCTGCTGAAGCTCCGGCCGCGTGGGCAGCGGGGCGGGGAGTCCGCGGCGATCGATCTTCCCGCTGGGCGTGCGCGGCAGGGCGTCCAGCAGCACGAACGCGGAGGGCACCATGTAGTCCGGCACCCGCGTGGACAGGTGGCGCCGCAGCGTCCCGGCCGTGTGCTCCAGCGTGCCGTCCGGGACGACGTAGGCCACCAGCCGCTTGTCGCCGGGCTCGTCCTCGCGCGCCACCACCGCCACCTGCTTCACCGCCGGGTGGCTGCCGAGCGCGACTTCAATCTCGCCCAGCTCGATGCGGTAGCCGCGCACCTTCACCTGGCCGTCGATGCGGCCCAGGAACTCCACGTTGCCGTCCGGCAGCACGCGCGCCAGGTCGCCCGTCTTGTACGCGCGCTCACCGGGCTTGAGCGGGTGTTGCACGAAGCGCTCCGCGGTCAGCGCCTCGCGGTGCAGGTAGCCGCGCGCCAGACACACGCCCGCGAGGTACAGCTCTCCGGACTCGCCTCGCGGCACGGGCTTCTTCTGCTCGTCCAGCACCAGCAGCTCGCAGCCGTCCACCGCCTGGCCGATGGGCGGCAGCGCGGGCCACGTGTCGGGTGAGCCCCGGAGCACGTAGCTGGAGACGACGTGCGTCTCCGACGGGCCGTAGTGGTTGTGCAGCGCGCAGCCCGGCAGCGCGGCGAAGAACGCGCGCAGGTGGTGCGTCACCTGGAGCTGCTCGCCCGCGGTGACGACCTCGCGCAGGGCTGGCGGAACCTTCTGGTGCGAGGTGGCGATCTCCGCCACGTTCTGCAGCGCGATGAAGGGCAGGAACAGCCGCTCCACGCGCTCGTCCGCCAACAGCTGCAACAGCAGCACGGCGTCCAGCCGCAGCGCGTCCCGCACCAGCACCAGCGTTCCGCCAGAGCACCAGGTGCCGAACAGCTCCTGGAACGACACGTCGAAGGACAGCGGGGAGAACTGCAGCGTGCGCGTGCCCGGCCCCGCGATGGACTGGCCCAGCTGCCACGCGATGAGGTTGGCGAGCGGCCGGTGTCCCATGGCCACGCCCTTGGGCGTGCCCGTGGAGCCGGACGTGTAGATGGCGTAGGCCAGTCCGTCCAGGTTCGACGCGTCCACCGGCGAGGCGGGGGCCTCCGGCGCGAAGAGGGCCGGGGATTCGTCCAGGCACAGCACCGGTCCCGCGAAGGCCGGCAGGCCCGCGCGCAGCCTCGCCTGGGTGAGCAGCACCGGCGCCTTCGCATCCTCCAACATGAAAGCCAGACGCGGCGCGGGGTAGGCCGGGTCCAATGGCAGATACGCGCCGCCAGCCTTGAGCACGGCCAGCACCGCCACCACCATCTCCACCGACCGTTCCAGGCACACGCCGACGAGCACGTCCGTGGTGACACCCAGTCCCCGCAGATGATGCGCGAGCTGGTTGGAGCGGCGGTCCAACGCCGCGTACGTCAGCCCCCCACCGTCGAAGCGGACTGCCTCGGCATCGGGTGTTCGGGACGCTTGCGCGGTGAAGTGCGCCACCACTGTCTGCATGAGCGCTGCGTCCACGGACATATCCCCCTGGGCCATCCGACCTTTAGGTTCCGAACATTGGAAATGAAAGCGGATGGGAAAGGCGCGCCAACCCGGTCTCCGAGCATGCCATGCCTGGAATGGATTGATCGCGCCTGAGCAGATTCCTTACATGCGGGTGAGCCCTCGGCCGCTCCCCTGGCACCGCATTCAGAGAAAGCGCGAAAAGAACTCCTGCACTTTACGTGGATATTCGTCGGGCGCGGCCTGGAGATAGTTCTCGTGGCCCGCCCCGGGTACGAGCCACTTCTCCCAGGGGCCTTGACCCTGGCGCAGGAGCTCCTCCAGCGCGGCGCTCGGCACCCACGGATCCGCCGCGCCCGCGATCAACAGGACGGGGCGGCCCGCGAGCGCGGCCATGTTTCGCGCGGGCTGTACCGCGTTCACGTCGACACCCGCGCGCTTCATCACGCCCAGCGCGGGCCACAGGCCCAAGGGCCCCCAGTGTCCCAACTCGTCCTGGAGCGCCTGCGCGGGCGCCACGGCGGCGGCCTCCACCACCACGGCCTTGAGGCGCGGATCCTCGGCCGCGGCCTTCAGCACGGAGTAGCCTCCGAGCGAAAACCCGAGCGCGCCGATGCGCTTCGCATCCACCTCCGGCTGATGCGCGGCGAAGTCCACCGCCGCCCGCACCTGGATGGCCTCGCGGTCGCCGTAGGTGGACACCGTCCCGCTGCTCTCACCGTGCGCGCCCAGATCGAAGAGCAGCAGGCCGTACCCCGCCCGCGCCAGGAACCGCGCCTCGGGCAAGAGCTGCGTGCGGTTGCCCGAAAGCCCATGGACCAGCACGACGACCGCCCCGTCGCGCGGAGGCAGGTACCAGCCCTTGAGCTGAAGGCCGTCCGCGTCCTGGAACGCGACGTCGCGCAGGCTGGAGAACTCCGCGTCCTCCGGAGGGCTCCCCACCGGCTGACGGGGCGGGTGCACCTCCTGGGAGATGTACCGCGCACTGCGCACGGCGACCCAGGCCGCCATCGCCAGCAGCGCCACGCCTCCCAGGAGGAGCCCGGCGACGAGCGGACGCTTCACGCGGACTCCCGCGCCACCCACGCGTCCACCTTCGCCTCCAGCACGTCCAGCGGCAGCGAGCCCGTGAGGAGCACCTCGTCGTGGAAGGCCTTCACGTCGAAGCGCGCGCCCAGCGCGGCCTCCGCCCGGTCGCGCAGCGCGCGGATCCGCAGCTGGCCGACCTTGTACGCCAGCGCCTGGCCGGGCCACGCGATGTAGCGGTCCACCTCGTTGGTGACGTCCAGCTCCTGGCGCGGCGCGTGCTCCATGAAGAAGTCCAGCGCCTGCTTCCGCGTCCACCGCTTCGCGTGCAGGCCGGTGTCCACCACCAGCCGCACCGCACGCCACATCTCGTAGGCGAGCTGGCCGAACTTGTCGTACGGGTCGTCATACAGGCCCAGCTCGTCGCCCAGGGACTCGGCGTAGAGCGCCCAGCCCTCGTCGAAGGCCACGTAGGACGTGAAGCGGCGGAAGTCCGGGACGTCCGTCTGCTCATTGGCCAGGCACACCTGGAAGTGGTGGCCGGGCACGGCTTCGTGCAGCGTCAGGGGCACCATCTCCCAGACGGGGCGCGTCTCCGGCCGGTAGAGGTTCACCTGGAAGGTTCCCGGGCGCGAGCCGTCCGCGGCCGCCGGGAAGTAGAAGCCCGTCGTCACGTCCGGGGCCATGGCCTCCGGGATGGGTTCGACCACGTAGGGCTTCTTCGGCATCGTCCGGAACAGCCGGGGCAGCAGCGGATCAATGCGGCGGGCCAGCGCCCGGTAGCGCGCGAGCAGCGACTCGCCCGTGGGCTCGTAGAAGCGCGAGTCCGTGCGCACCTTCTCGAAGAAGGCCTGCCGCGTGCCGGTGAAGCCCGTGCGGGCCATCACCTGATCCAGCTCCGCGCTCAGCCGCCGGACCTCCGCGAGCCCCATCGCGTGGATGTCATCGGGCGTCAGGCGCGTCGTCGTGTGCCGGCGCGCGAGCACCGTGTACATCGCTTCCCCGTCCGGGAACTGCCACACGCCCACGGTCTCCGGGGCGGCGGGCAGGTACTCCGTGAGGACGAAGTCCAGGGCCCGCTTCAGCGCGGGCACCACCGTGTTCGCGATGGCCTCACGGCCCGCCTGCGAGAGCCGCCGCGCGTCCTCTGGCGCGAAGTCCTTCGGCATGCGCGTGAAGGGCCCGTAGAAGCCGCTCGCCGTCGGGTCCTCCACCACCTGCCGCTCCAGTTGCGGCGGGATGCGCTGGAGCACGATGCGCGGGTGGATGCGGTGCTGGCGCATGCCCTCGCGCATCAGCGCCACCACCTGCTCCGCGTAGGTGCCGAAGCGCTCCAGCCGCTTCACCCAGTCCTCGTAGTCCTGCACCGTCTCGAAGCGCAGGGTGTCCGCCAGCTGGTACGCCGTCTGGAGCCCCGGCGGCATCTTGAGGCCCTCCGGCAGGCAGCCCATCTGGTTGAGGGGCAGCAGGTGGGCCTTCACCCCGTACTCCTCGATCCACGTCTCGTGCATCCGGCGGAAGAGGTCCAGGTGCAG
This genomic interval carries:
- a CDS encoding DUF885 family protein produces the protein MSSESVPSRGAASAALHALLDAEWQYSLQQYPTYASLLGDRRWNDRWDDLSLAGLEADHRHSHDVLRRLQDVDRAALDSDADRLHLDLFRRMHETWIEEYGVKAHLLPLNQMGCLPEGLKMPPGLQTAYQLADTLRFETVQDYEDWVKRLERFGTYAEQVVALMREGMRQHRIHPRIVLQRIPPQLERQVVEDPTASGFYGPFTRMPKDFAPEDARRLSQAGREAIANTVVPALKRALDFVLTEYLPAAPETVGVWQFPDGEAMYTVLARRHTTTRLTPDDIHAMGLAEVRRLSAELDQVMARTGFTGTRQAFFEKVRTDSRFYEPTGESLLARYRALARRIDPLLPRLFRTMPKKPYVVEPIPEAMAPDVTTGFYFPAAADGSRPGTFQVNLYRPETRPVWEMVPLTLHEAVPGHHFQVCLANEQTDVPDFRRFTSYVAFDEGWALYAESLGDELGLYDDPYDKFGQLAYEMWRAVRLVVDTGLHAKRWTRKQALDFFMEHAPRQELDVTNEVDRYIAWPGQALAYKVGQLRIRALRDRAEAALGARFDVKAFHDEVLLTGSLPLDVLEAKVDAWVARESA
- a CDS encoding alpha/beta hydrolase, with protein sequence MKRPLVAGLLLGGVALLAMAAWVAVRSARYISQEVHPPRQPVGSPPEDAEFSSLRDVAFQDADGLQLKGWYLPPRDGAVVVLVHGLSGNRTQLLPEARFLARAGYGLLLFDLGAHGESSGTVSTYGDREAIQVRAAVDFAAHQPEVDAKRIGALGFSLGGYSVLKAAAEDPRLKAVVVEAAAVAPAQALQDELGHWGPLGLWPALGVMKRAGVDVNAVQPARNMAALAGRPVLLIAGAADPWVPSAALEELLRQGQGPWEKWLVPGAGHENYLQAAPDEYPRKVQEFFSRFL
- a CDS encoding polyketide synthase, with protein sequence MDAALMQTVVAHFTAQASRTPDAEAVRFDGGGLTYAALDRRSNQLAHHLRGLGVTTDVLVGVCLERSVEMVVAVLAVLKAGGAYLPLDPAYPAPRLAFMLEDAKAPVLLTQARLRAGLPAFAGPVLCLDESPALFAPEAPASPVDASNLDGLAYAIYTSGSTGTPKGVAMGHRPLANLIAWQLGQSIAGPGTRTLQFSPLSFDVSFQELFGTWCSGGTLVLVRDALRLDAVLLLQLLADERVERLFLPFIALQNVAEIATSHQKVPPALREVVTAGEQLQVTHHLRAFFAALPGCALHNHYGPSETHVVSSYVLRGSPDTWPALPPIGQAVDGCELLVLDEQKKPVPRGESGELYLAGVCLARGYLHREALTAERFVQHPLKPGERAYKTGDLARVLPDGNVEFLGRIDGQVKVRGYRIELGEIEVALGSHPAVKQVAVVAREDEPGDKRLVAYVVPDGTLEHTAGTLRRHLSTRVPDYMVPSAFVLLDALPRTPSGKIDRRGLPAPLPTRPELQQAYVSPRSPLERTLAESWAQLLRIDRVGVHDSFFELGGNSLLALQCVARLRQAHGLEIPIVQLFQSPTVAQLAAVLTGDASRPSLRQQVEARQAKRQQAGGGAEPVAIIGMAGRFPGAPDIESFWKNLVGGVESVATFTREEVDPSVPAAERDAPEYVRARGILDGVELFDAAFFGITPKEAQVMDPQQRLFLETAWEALESAGVVPETYPGLIGVFAGTHNNSYQPLHVLPRQDIVGRVGAFQAMVANEKDYAATRVAHKLDLRGPALSLNTACSTSLVAVAQAFWALQTHQCDVALAGGASVTVPQKSGHLYQEGGMLSQDGHCRPFDAKATGTLFSDGLGAVVLKRLSDAQADGDVIHAVLRGVGVNNDGAAKVSFAAPGVEGQATAIATAHANAGIDPRTIRYVEAHGTATPLGDPIEVEALSQAFRAHTSDTGFCAIGSVKSNFGHLTAAAGVAGLLKTVLAMKHRELPPTLHFQTPNPKIDFPRSPFFVQARRSAWPEGTGPLRAGVSSFGVGGTNAHVVVEEAPERPASGPSKPRQLLTLSAKTPAALSQAALRLASHLQAHPEEPLPDVAHTLATGRKAFPFRRAVVAGTHEEAVRALTAAEPEPSGLESTPPVAFLFPGQGSQHPDMAHGLYRHAPAFRATVDACAEVLKPLLGRDLREVLFPKDPESPEAAEALRQTSFAQTALFTVEYALAQLWWSWGVRPGALVGHSVGEFVAACLAGVFTLEDALHLVAKRGQRMQAQAPGSMLSVRLSAEAVAPRLTDGLAIASDNGPRLCVVSGPTGAVQRLQATLEAEGTACRMLQTSHAFHSPMMDAAVAPFLEAVRGVRLSEPRIPIVSTATGTWLKASEATSPEYWARHLRDTVRFSPALRTLWDKGEHLLLEVGPRATLATLARQQATADQRSRVFASLGESTGDAADWTALLNAAGQLWRRGVPLDWRAFHADEQRQRVTLPTYPFQRQRHWIDLERAPVPAPTLSTGVVVSPAPVPRAERLVPTLRSLFEELSGLELADADPGASFLELGLDSLVLTQAALAVQKQFGVKVTFRQLLEEVSSLGQLAAYLDSHMPPETASAPTAQLTASILAQPQVAPSAAFQAQTPTAVAALPAQFASAGAAFQAQAMAAPAGSLQAVVAQQLWLMTQQLALLSGQPAQPLAPQTFAQAPAEPVQAAQPQAAQAQPAPAAAPDEADLKGPVKYDVKKAFGAIARISLAPKDSLTPRQQTFLDDFTRRYNAKTQGSKRYAQENRGHLSDPRVVTGFRPLLKEIIYPLAVNRSKGSRLWDVDGNEYVDALNGFGSVMFGHAPDFITQAVRQQVEDGYELGPMHPLAGEVAKLVCEFTGADRAALCNTGSEAVMGAMRIARTVTGRSTIAIFTGSYHGIFDEVLVRGTKSLRTVPAAPGIMAGAVQDVLVLDYGTPESLETLRARADSLAAIMVEPVQSRRPDFQPREFLHQLRDLTQKSGSVYIFDEVITGFRMHPGGAQALFGVQADVATYGKVVGGGMPIGVIAGKRPFMDALDGGHWQYGDDSVPTVGVTYFAGTFVRHPLALAAAKAALEHMKAAGPELQRSVSAKADTLASALNAFFDEVGAPLRIKHFGSLWKTFVTSDVANADLLFCLLRDKGIHIWDGFPCFFTTAHSDADVRRLITAFQDSVTELQDAGFLPGTARPQPQAPAAFDSSQPPVPGARLGRDPQGNPAWFVPHPTVPGKFVKLSETR